The Rhodoferax sediminis genome has a segment encoding these proteins:
- a CDS encoding SDR family oxidoreductase, translating to MDIRDKVAIVTGAASGIGAGLARRFAAEGARGVVVADINLERAEGVAQGIGPVALAVRCDVSREADIQALVAAARQRFGQVDIYMSNAGILGRVGGFELEDALWDKMWQIHGMAHVWAARAVVPEMVARAEGYFVVTASAAGLLNIVESAPYGVTKHAALAFAEWLRIAYGRRGVRVSCLCPQSVQTDMVTGDGGSAGHDGILTPEQVASEVVATMRDEKFLVLPHPQVLQYFRNKGQDYDRWIGGMQKLHAAHAKAI from the coding sequence ATGGACATACGTGACAAAGTCGCCATCGTGACGGGGGCCGCCAGCGGCATCGGCGCTGGCCTGGCCCGGCGCTTCGCCGCCGAGGGCGCGCGCGGCGTGGTGGTGGCCGACATCAACCTCGAGCGCGCCGAGGGCGTGGCCCAGGGCATCGGCCCCGTCGCCCTGGCCGTGCGCTGCGACGTCAGCCGCGAGGCCGACATCCAGGCCCTGGTCGCAGCGGCGCGCCAGCGCTTCGGGCAGGTGGACATCTACATGTCGAACGCCGGCATTCTGGGGCGCGTGGGCGGCTTCGAGCTCGAAGACGCCCTGTGGGACAAGATGTGGCAAATCCACGGCATGGCCCACGTCTGGGCCGCGCGCGCGGTGGTGCCCGAGATGGTGGCACGCGCCGAAGGCTACTTCGTCGTCACCGCGTCGGCCGCCGGCCTCTTGAACATCGTGGAATCGGCGCCGTACGGCGTGACCAAGCACGCGGCCTTGGCGTTTGCCGAATGGCTGCGCATCGCCTACGGCCGCCGCGGCGTGCGCGTGTCCTGCCTGTGCCCGCAGTCGGTGCAGACCGACATGGTCACGGGCGACGGCGGCTCCGCCGGGCACGACGGCATCCTCACGCCCGAGCAGGTGGCGTCCGAGGTGGTGGCGACCATGCGCGACGAAAAATTCCTGGTGCTGCCGCACCCGCAGGTGCTGCAGTACTTCCGCAACAAGGGACAAGACTACGACCGCTGGATCGGCGGCATGCAAAAGCTGCACGCGGCGCATGCGAAGGCCATCTGA
- the imuA gene encoding translesion DNA synthesis-associated protein ImuA, whose amino-acid sequence MAASLSLLSPATGPGDLSQVWRAAELGRVDGAVVPTGQALLDAQLPGGGWPVGAMVEVLQEQAGAHEWDLLLPALVRLAGAHSGPMVLVGSPYVPFSPALAARGLPGERLLCVDAAAPAARLWACEQALRCFDAAAVLAWLPQARASALRRLHMAAQDGGKLFFVFRPAAAQHESSAASLRLLLGGIDVMTVDIFKRRGPPLPAPLVLPARSPRLAALLAASHSRRLPIPTAAVLSFRTSHALDRVAAAG is encoded by the coding sequence ATGGCTGCTTCGCTTTCCCTTCTTTCTCCGGCGACCGGGCCTGGCGATCTGTCGCAGGTCTGGCGCGCGGCCGAGCTGGGGCGTGTCGATGGGGCGGTGGTACCCACGGGCCAGGCCTTGCTGGACGCGCAATTGCCGGGCGGTGGCTGGCCGGTGGGCGCCATGGTCGAGGTGCTGCAGGAACAGGCCGGCGCGCACGAATGGGATTTGCTGCTGCCGGCGCTGGTGCGGCTCGCCGGCGCGCACAGCGGCCCGATGGTGCTGGTGGGCTCGCCCTATGTGCCGTTCAGCCCCGCGCTGGCGGCGCGCGGCCTGCCGGGCGAGCGCCTGTTGTGCGTCGATGCGGCAGCGCCGGCCGCACGGCTGTGGGCCTGCGAGCAGGCTTTGCGCTGCTTTGATGCGGCCGCCGTTCTGGCCTGGCTGCCGCAGGCCCGCGCCAGCGCCTTGCGGCGCCTGCACATGGCCGCGCAGGACGGCGGCAAGCTGTTTTTTGTCTTTCGCCCCGCAGCGGCGCAGCACGAGTCTTCTGCCGCCTCGCTGCGTCTGCTGCTCGGCGGCATTGACGTGATGACGGTGGACATCTTCAAGCGCCGTGGCCCGCCGCTGCCGGCGCCGCTGGTGCTGCCTGCGCGCTCACCGCGGCTGGCGGCCTTGCTGGCGGCCAGCCATTCACGACGTTTACCCATACCAACCGCCGCGGTGCTTTCCTTCCGGACAAGCCATGCACTGGATCGCGTTGCTGCCGCAGGCTGA